The genomic region AAGAAGACGGTAATGCTGTAGTATTGGATGTTCGCACCGACGAGGAGGTGGAAGAAGGATATATTCCAAAGGCTATTCAAATTGATATTTATAAAGGACAGGGTTTTTTAGATGAAGTTGAGAAATTGGATAAATCTAAAAACTATTATGTTTATTGCCGCTCTGGCAAAAGAAGCGCACAGGCATGTATGTTGATGAATCAGCTTGGTTTCGAAAACACTCATAATTTACTTGGAGGTTTTATGGAGTGGGAAGGTGAAGTTGTTGAGGATTAGTACTGTTCGTTATTTAGAAAATACCCGATATTAAAAAAAATATTCTTATCTTCTTTCAGAATTTTGAGCATTCTAAATTTTGAAAGAAGATTTTTTACATTATATCTGGAAGTTTAAAAAGTTTGAGCACAGCCGACTTAAAATCCATACTGGCGAGGTGTTGGAGATTATTTCTTTGGGAACGCATAACCATCACTCTGGGCCAGATTTTTTAAATGCGCAACTAAAAATTGGCAACCAACATTGGGCAGGCAATGTGGAGATGCATCTTAAATCTTCCATGTGGTTTGCGCACCACCATGAGAAGGATAGTGCATACAACAATGTAATCCTGCACGTAGTTTGGGAGCACGATGTTGAGGTTTTCAATCAATCAAACGTACAAATTCCAACATTGGTGCTTAAAGACCTTGTCAATAACAGGACCTTATTAAGTTACCGTAATTTGGTAGCCTCTCATAAAAAATTCATCAATTGCGAAACGCATATCTCCGAGGTTGATCCATTTCTTCGGGAACGATGGTTGGAGCGACTTTATTTTGAACGCCTGAAAAAGAAAAGTGATTTTATAGATAAAGAGCTTTTAATATCTAAAAACGATTGGGAAGCCGTTTTGTTTAAGTTATTGCTGAAAAATTTTGGTTCAAAAATAAATGGGGAAGCTTTTGAAACAATTGCAGCACACTTGCCTTTTACCGTTTTTAGAAAGAACACCCATTCCCTTCAAAACCTTGAAGCCTTGCTTTTTGGTATTTCAAACCTATTGCCTACAGATGTTATCGATGTCTATCCCCAAACGCTACAGGAAGAATATAAGTATCTAAAAGTTAAATTTAGCCTTGCAGAAACAGCAATTACTCCAGAATTCTTTAAACTTCGGCCGTATAATTTCCCAACCTTACGTTTGGCTCAAATTGCGGCATTGTATCATAAAGAACAAAATCTGTTTCAAAAAATTATGGAGACCAAAAAAGTTGAGAAATTTTACCGGATATTCAATGTAGTAGCCTCCCCTTATTGGGACGATCATTTTACCTTCCGTAAAGAAACTCCGCTAGTAAGAAAGAAAAAATTAAGTAAGGAACTGGTCGATTTACTATTGATAAATACGATTATTCCATTAAAATTCTGTTTTGCAAAACATGCAGGGAAAGACATCAATGAGGAGATTATTGAAATTTTACGTACGCTAAAAAGCGAAAAAAACAACCTCGTGGATAAATTCAAGAATCTTCAACTTCCCGTAAGATCGTCTTTAGAAAGTCAGGCAGTTTTAGAGCTTTACCATAATTATTGCTCTAAAAATAAATGTTTGCATTGCGAAATTGGTGTGCAATTAATTGGATGATAGTTTTATATTTGTACCATGAGTTTTTTCCAAGATATAAGATATTATTTCGAAAAACATGGTTATGCGGTTTCTTCAAGAATGGCAGATCGTCTAGGGATGAAAACAAAAAATGTACGCCTATTTTTTATTTATGCGTCTTTTTTCACCTTGGGAATATGGTTTTTCGTTTATTTAACCTTAGCTTTTTGGTTGAAATTGAAAGATTTGGTCTATACCAAGCGCACCTCTGTTTTCGATTTGTAAGCAGTTCCGTTTAATAGATTTTTTAAACAGGAGTTTAGCTAGACAAATTATAACGTTAAAAACCCAAAACCCGTAAGAATGTTTAAACTTTTTCGGTCTAAATTTTATATTGCCATAGCCTTATTGGTTTTTATCTTTTCCTTTGGCATTCTCGGGTATAGATTTTTAAGTGATTATTCTTGGGTGGAAGCTGCTTACATGACGGTTATTGCGGTTACTACCGTTGGATTCAGTGAGGTGAGGCCTACCGACGATGCCGATAAGATATTTACCATTATCTTAATTATTTCCAGTGTTTTTATTGTCGCTTATGCCATATCGGTGGTTACGGAATATGTGCTATCCAGAAGTACCCTGTTTAATATAAAATATCGAAAAATGAAAAAGCAAGTAGATAAGTTAAATAACCATATAATTATATGTGGTTATGGAAGAAATGGGATGCAAGCCGCCAAAAAATTAAAGGCTTACGAAAAAGATTTCGTGGTAATAGAGCAGGATGAAGACCTGGTGAACAAACACAGCGATGAGGCGTTGTTTGTAATTGGGAATGCCAATGAAGACGAAACGCTGGAAGAAGCTGGTATAAGTAGGGCCTCATGTTTAATTTCTGCATTGCCGAACGATGCCGATAATCTTTTTGTGGTACTATCTTCTCGACAATTAAACAAAGAAATTACCATTATAAGCCGCGCATCTCAAGAAACCTCACAGCGAAAACTTAAATTGGCAGGGGCCAATAAAACCATAATGCCGGACAAGATTGGAGGAGACCATATGGCTTCTTTAGTAGTTTTGCCAGACCTAATTGAGTTTATGGATCAATTGTCCATAGACGATGAAACAACCATAAACCTGGAAGAGGTTGCGGTAGACAATTTGCCAAATGGCTTTTTGTACAAAACCCTTGTAGATTTAGATTTAAGGCGGCAAACCGGCTGTACGGTAATTGGTTATAAACAACCGAATGGAAAGTACATTATTAATCCCGATGCTAATGTGGAATTACTACCAAATTCTAAGCTAATGGTGCTGGGGCAGCCTTCCCAGATAAAAAAACTCCATACTATATTTCAAATCCCAGAAAATACATTTAACGGGTAAAATTTGAATAACCGCCTTTTTTTTATGATATTGCCGCGTCAGTTTTTCAGAATTTTATAATTTAAATATAACCTAAACATAATTCTTTATGAGAAAACAGTTTCTCTCAATTTTTATAATGCTTAGTTCGGTAGCGATTTTTGCTCAAGAACTTACGGTAAAAGAAACCGTAATAAACCCTTCAGATGGTATTAATGATGGACAAGTGGAGTTGGAAGTTTCAGGGGGGCAACCACCTTACGAATACAAATGGAGTAACCAGAGTACATCTCTAGATTCTAATGTAGCATCGGGTTTAACGGAAGGAATTGATTATACGGTTACCGTTTCAGATGCTTCTGGAGCAACGGTTAATAAAACTTTTAATATTGAGGCCAAATCCATTACAGAAATTTTTAATGGAACCATGACCCCAGCGGTAGCGGGCATTGAAACTGTTTTATTCTGGGATCCATTTGCGGCAATTGGATTGTACGATCCAATAATGTATGCTGACAAAAAAATGGTTTCTATTCCTGGTTGGACTACGGAAACAGAAAATAAATTTACCCTAAAAGAATGGCTTGCCGCAAATGGAGCGGAAGTGAAAAAGGGAGATCCTATTGCTGTTATTTCCAAAAAGAATGGAGCCGATGAAACCGTTAAAGCGAATGCTAGCGGGAAATTGGAACATCTTCTAAATGAAGGAGAAGTAATCTACAATGCTAATAATACAGAGCATAAAATTGAAACAAACGCAGATGTTTTTGCAGATATAATATACGATGAACCCGTACCGCTAACACATCCAAATGGTGATTTTCAAAGAATCACCATTCCTTTTATAGTGGTATGGTTAATCTTCGGAGCGGCATTTTTCACCATAAGAATGGGCTTTATTAATGTGAGGGGATTCAAGCACTCCTTAGATTTGGCTAAAGGAAAATACGACGATCCAAACGCTCCCGGAAGTATTACCCACTTTCAAGCATTGGCAACCGCGGTTTCCGCTACGGTTGGTCTTGGTAATATTGCTGGGGTAGCAGTGGCAGTTTCCTTGGGGGGAGCTGGAGCTACTCTTTGGATGATTGTTGCCGGATTGCTAGGAATGTCTTCTAAGTTTGTGGAGTGTACGTTAGGGGTAAAATACAGGGACATTCTTCCTGATGGCCGTGTTTTCGGTGGACCTATGAATTATTTGCGTTACGGTCTAGAAAAGAAGAATAAATCTGGTTTAGGGAAAGTATTAGCGGTATTATTCGCTATTCTAGCAGTTGGTGCTTCCTTTGGAGGTGGTAATATGTTCCAAGCCAACCAATCATTCGAAATACTTTCTGGACAATTTGATTTTCTTGTTGGAAACGGATTCTGGTTTGGGGTTATTGTTGCCATTCTAGTTGGAGTAGTGATTATTGGGGGGATAAATAGTATTGCCAAAGTTACTGGTAAAATTGTTCCTTTTATGGCTGCTGTTTATGTAATTGGTGCCTTAATAGTGATTTTCGTGAACATTAAAAATATTGGGCCTGCATTTGAGGCAATTATCGACGGAGCTTTTAGTCCTAGTGCTTTAAAAGGTGGAATCCTCGGGGTTCTGGTAGTAGGTTTTCAACGTGCAGCTTTTTCCAATGAAGCAGGGGTAGGTTCTGCCGCTATTGCACACAGTGTGGCGAAAACAAACCATCCACCATCTGAAGGATTCGTTGCTCTGTTAGAGCCATTTATAGATACGGTAGTGGTTTGTACACTTACTGCGTTGGTTTTAATTTTTACAGGAATGCACGAAGTATCTGGAGTGGCAGGGGCAGAGCTTACATCTACCGCATTTGGTAGTGTTATTTCATGGTTCCCATATGTGTTGGCAGCAGCAGTATTTTTGTTTGCATTCTCTACTATGATTTCTTGGTCTTACTACGGAATGAGAGCTTGGACATATCTTTTTGGAAAAAGCACAAAAACAGAGTTTGTGTACAAAATATTGTTTTTGTTCTTTGTGGTTGTAGGTGCCTCTGTAAGTTTAGGTGCAGTATTAACATTTTCAGATATGATGATTCTCGCCATGTCGTTCCCTAATATTATTGGGTTGTACATTATGAGTGGTGAAGTGAGAAACGATCTACGGGAATACTGGAGAAAATTGCACAACAACGAATTATTTAAAAAACAAAAAGTCGAAAAGAAAACGGCTTAAAACATACTTTTAAATGAAATTGATATCCCACTTCCGGTTTTCAAAAAGCCAACGAAGTGGGATATTGTTTTTAGCAACCCTTATTATTGGTGTTGGTTTTTTGGCTATCGGATTTTCTTCATTTATAAATCCTAAAAAGAATGTTGCCAAACCAATTACTTCGGAAGAAGATAAATTGCCACCCTTCAAAATATATCCCTTTAATCCAAATTATATATCAGATTTTAAAGGGTATTCCATCGGGTTATCCCCTGAAGCAATCGATCGGCTTACGGAATATAGAAATACAGGTAGGTTTATAAACTCTTCGAAAGAGTTTCAGAAAGTGACTAAAATTTCAGATTCTCTATTGAGGGAAATAGCACCTCATTTTAAATTCCCCACTTTTGAAGTTGTATCAAAAAAAGTTCCTACAGAAAAAGCAATTGTGAAAATTGATATTAACAAGGCGACACCGGCGGATTTTAAATCGGTGTATGGAGTTGGTGACAAATTAAGCGAGCGTATTGTTAAATACAGGGAGCTCCTGGGTGGCTATTACTATTTAGATCAGTTGGAGGAAGTTTATGGATTAAGTTCCGAGACTATTGCCAACATTAAAAACGGTTTTGCTATAAAAACCCTGCCTGTATACCATAAGATAAATGTAAATACGGCCAGTGTTAAAGAAATTAGTGAAGTTCCATACCTGAACTGGAGCATTGCAAAAAAAATCGTAACTTACAGAACCAAACAACGCAACGTTAATTCGATCTCTGAATTAACAAAAATAGAAGATTTTCCTGCCAATAAATTAAATAGAATTGAACTATATTTGACAACGGATTAGTGCTTTACTAAGGCAATTCGATAGTCTCTGAAGTAAAAATTTGAGGTCTCACCTAGTGAGAATGAAGAAAAATTACGCTTTTAAAGCAAAGTTAACGCCACTTTGGTGGATTAAAATAGTAGAATGGAACTGGATATCGCGGCACAAATGAATTTTGATTATTCTGAAACACAGCAAATGGTGGCAAATGCTGCCAAGGAATTTGCTGAACAATATATTAAGCCTCACGTAATGGAGTGGGACGAATCTCAAACTTTTCCAGTAGAAGTTTTTAAGAAAGCAGGGGAGCTTGGTTTTATGGGGATTTTAGTGCCAGAAACCTATGGCGGATCTGGGTTGGGATATCATGAGTACATTGCTATTTTAGATGAAATCTCAAAAGTAGATCCCTCTATTGGTTTATCTGTGGCTGCGCATAATTCCCTTTGTACCAATCATATTCTAACTTTCGGGAACGATGAGCAAAAGGAAAAGTGGCTTCCTAAATTGGCTACTGCCGAGTGGATAGGAGCGTGGGGGCTTACAGAGCACAATACAGGTTCTGATGCCGGTGGAATGAGTACCACTGCCGTTAAGGATGGAGATGATTGGATTATAAACGGTGCCAAGAATTTTATAACCCATGGAAAGAGTGGAGATATTGCCGTTGTTATTGTAAGAACTGGCGAAAAGGGGGATTCCCATGGAATGACTGCTTTCGTGGTTGAAAAAGGGACTCCTGGATTTTCAAGTGGAAAAAAAGAAGACAAGTTAGGTATGCGCGCCAGTGAAACAGCAGAGCTTGTATTTTCAGATTGTAGAATTCCAGATGCAAATAGATTAGGGGAAGTGGGCGATGGATTTATACAATCGATGAAGATTTTAGATGGTGGTAGAATTTCTATAGGCGCTTTGTCACTTGGTATTTCTAAAGGGGCTTACGAAGCTGCTCTGAAATATTCAAAGGAAAGGGTTCAATTTGGAAAGCCAATCTCGGAATTTCAAGGGATTTCTTTCAAGTTAGCAGACATGGCTACAGAAATTGAAGCTTCAGAATTACTATTGCATAAAGCCGCTTTCGAGAAAAATGCCGGTAGAAAGATGACTAAAATGAGCGCCATGTGTAAAATGTATGCTTCTGAAGCATGTGTTAGAATTGCCAACGAAGCGGTGCAAATTCACGGTGGTTATGGGTATACCAAAGATTTTCCAGTGGAGAAATTCTACCGGGACTCTAAATTATGTACTATTGGGGAAGGTACTACCGAAATCCAAAAAGTGGTTATAGCCAGAAATTTATTAAAATAAACTTCTTACTTGCTGACATACAGTTGCTAAGGACGGATTAAATTTTTATTTTTTTTTATTTTAAAATTTAAAATTATTTCTATCTTTGCCGCCATTAAAGAAAGGAGGTGGTCAACTTATGTTAATAATACCAATTAAAGAAGGAGAAAATATAGACAGAGCGCTTAAGCGTTACAAGCGTAAATTCGATAGAACTGGTACTATGCGTCAGCTACGTAGCCGTCAGCAGTTTACAAAGCCTTCTGTAGAGAAAAGAGCTCAAGTTCAAAAAGCAGCTTACGTTCAAAATTTAAGAGATCAGGAATCAGTTTAATTTCGTTCCTGCTTAAAATAATAAGAATCCCGTTTCGTTTGAAGCGGGATTTTTTGTGTTCCGGGGTTTTAAAAGTAAGTCAATCTCTGGATAATCTGTGTGGTTTTATTTTCCTTGGAAATCGATACTTATTGGTAAACTTTAATCTTCATTTATAATTGTTGTTTTAAGTCAGCTCTCAACATTTCCTTATCTTTGGTAAGAACCTGCTACAAATAGTATATGCCATTTAGAAAATTCATCGATTACCTTCAGCTGGAAAAAAACTATTCCAAGCATACAGTTTTGGCATATCAAAGAGATTTAGAAGCATTTCTGGGCTTCTGTGAAACCACTTTCGATGAACATTCCGTTTTAAATGCCAACTATTCCCAAATACGTTCTTGGATTGTTAGCTTGGTGGACCAAGGAATAAGCAATAGAAGTATTAATAGAAAAGTAGCTTCTTTAAAAGCTTATTATAAATTTTTGCTAAAGGCCCAACAAATAGAAGTGAACCCACTTGCCAAGCACAAAGCGCTTAAAACCGCTAAAAAAGTAGAGATACCATTTTCTACGAAAGAGATGGAGCAGGTATTGCAAGGGTTGGAGTTTGAAAATGATTTTGAAGGAATTCGGGATCGTCTAATTATTGAACTTTTTTATGCCACTGGCATGCGCCGTATCGAATTGGTAGACTTAAAGTTGCAGGATGTGGATTTTTCCAATAAAACAATTAAGGTCTTGGGGAAACGCAACAAAGAACGTTTTGTTCCATTGCTGCCATCGGTCGAGATTTTAATTAAGGAATATTTAGCAAAGAGGGACGGAGTTGTTAACGAAGCTTCAGCAGACTCTTTATTTCTTCTTAAAACGGGTCATAAAATTTACGAAAGCTTTGTTTATAGAACAATAAATAATTACTTTAGTAAGGTGTCGACCAAATTAAAAAAGAGTCCGCATATACTTAGGCATACATTTGCAACACATTTACTGAATAATGGTGCCGATTTAAATTCTGTAAAAGAACTTTTGGGGCATTCCAGTTTGGCGTCTACGCAAGTGTATACACATAATAGTATAGCCGAATTGAAAAAACAATATGGTAACGCACATCCGAGAAACAATAAAAATTAAATCAAAACTTTGCATGAAACACTTTTACACTATTCGATAAAGTATCGAGCGAGTAACCCTCTTGTTTTAAGAGGTAATGTTTAACCTTAAATTTAAAGGAAATGGAAGTAAACACACAGTCTGTCAACTTCAATGTAGATCAAAAATTGTTAAATTTCATTCAGAAGAGAATGGATAAATTAGATCACTATTACGATAAGGTCGTCTATTCAGACATTTATTTAAAGGTGCAAAACACCAGTGTTAAAGAGAATAAGATTGCTGAAGTAAAAGTACATGTTCCTGGAGATGAATACATAGTAAAAAAGAAGTGTAAAACCTTTGAGGAAGCAGTAGATTGTGCTGCCAGTTCTTTGGAGCGCTCCCTTAAAAAAAGAAAAGAGAAATTAAGGGCCTATAGCTAGATAAAAATTTTATACAATTTGTTTTGTATAAAGAATAATTTATATACATTTGCAGTCCGTTAGAAATAGCGGACTTTTTTACTGAAAAAGCCGATGTAGCTCAGCTGGCTAGAGCAGCTGATTTGTAATCAGCAGGTCGTGGGTTCGAGTCCCTCCATCGGCTCATTTTTTTAGGGGAAAGAGTTTTAGGATAGCAGTTTTGGATTTTTTGGAATTAGAAACTGATTAGGGGCGAGAAGTCTGTCCTGAGCTCGGTCGAAGGAAGTCCCTCCATCGGCTCAAGAAAAGTTAAGTTTTTTGATAATTTGATGATTTCTAGGAGTGTAAAATAAATCTTTAAAAAAGATTTAAAAATAAGTTGTTTATTGATAAATAATAACTATTTTTGCGCTCGGAATTTTTGAATAGAAGGGTTTAAATTCTTTTCATTCAAAACCAATTGGGGAGATACTCAAGCGGCCAACGAGGGCAGACTGTAAATCTGCTGACTATGTCTTCGCAGGTTCGAATCCTGCTCTCCCCACAAAAATTTTCTTAGTGTTGCTAATTAAAGCTTGCTTTTGTAGGGGCGTATAGGTAAAATTTTATGTTCGTAAGAATGCGAACGGGATTGCCGAGCTGTGCGAGGTAATCTGTAGAAATTTAAATTAGTTTTAAAATTTTATTTGTTTGAAATTTTAAAAAATGCGGGAGTAGCTCAGTTGGTAGAGCGTCAGCCTTCCAAGCTGAATGTCGCGAGTTCGAACCTCGTCTCCCGCTCAAACCAGAATTGGCTTGAGCATTGCTTGAGTTTGTAAAATAGAGATGAGACTAATCTTAAGAAAATAAGGTGTGTTCTCTTCTCTAATTCTAGTACTTTGAGTTTATGGTTTTTGTTTAAAGCGATTTTTTAAAAAGCAATTTTTAAACTATAAGCTTAAACTTTCTAGCCGGTGTAGCTCAGGGGTAGAGCGCTTCCTTGGTAAGGAAGAGGTCACGAGTTCAATTCTCGTCATTGGCTCTTATTGCGTTTAAATTTGAACACTAATATATAACTAAGATTAAAATTATTAAATCATGGCAAAGGAAACTTTTGATCGTTCCAAACCCCACTTAAATATAGGTACTATTGGACACGTAGATCACGGTAAAACTACTTTAACTGCTGCTATTACTAAAGTATTAGCTGATGCTGGTTTTTCTGATGCACGTTCATTCGATTCAATCGATAACGCTCCTGAAGAGAAAGAAAGAGGTATCACAATTAATACTTCTCACGTAGAGTATCAAACTGCAAATCGTCACTATGCACACGTTGACTGTCCTGGTCACGCGGATTACGTAAAGAACATGGTTACAGGTGCTGCTCAAATGGACGGTGCTATTTTGGTAGTTGCTGCTACAGATGGTCCTATGCCACAAACTCGTGAGCACATCCTTTTAGGTCGTCAGGTTGGTATTCCAAGAATCGTTGTTTTCTTGAATAAAGTTGACATGGTTGATGATGAGGAGCTTTTAGAGCTTGTTGACATGGAGGTTAGAGAATTACTTTCTTTCTACGAGTATGATGGAGATAACGCTCCTGTAATTCCAGGATCTGCACTTGGTGCTTTGAACGGTGAGCAGAAGTGGGTTGACTCTGTAATGAAGTTGATGGAAGCTGTTGATGAGTGGATCGAG from Galbibacter sp. BG1 harbors:
- a CDS encoding tyrosine-type recombinase/integrase, encoding MPFRKFIDYLQLEKNYSKHTVLAYQRDLEAFLGFCETTFDEHSVLNANYSQIRSWIVSLVDQGISNRSINRKVASLKAYYKFLLKAQQIEVNPLAKHKALKTAKKVEIPFSTKEMEQVLQGLEFENDFEGIRDRLIIELFYATGMRRIELVDLKLQDVDFSNKTIKVLGKRNKERFVPLLPSVEILIKEYLAKRDGVVNEASADSLFLLKTGHKIYESFVYRTINNYFSKVSTKLKKSPHILRHTFATHLLNNGADLNSVKELLGHSSLASTQVYTHNSIAELKKQYGNAHPRNNKN
- a CDS encoding acyl-CoA dehydrogenase family protein encodes the protein MNFDYSETQQMVANAAKEFAEQYIKPHVMEWDESQTFPVEVFKKAGELGFMGILVPETYGGSGLGYHEYIAILDEISKVDPSIGLSVAAHNSLCTNHILTFGNDEQKEKWLPKLATAEWIGAWGLTEHNTGSDAGGMSTTAVKDGDDWIINGAKNFITHGKSGDIAVVIVRTGEKGDSHGMTAFVVEKGTPGFSSGKKEDKLGMRASETAELVFSDCRIPDANRLGEVGDGFIQSMKILDGGRISIGALSLGISKGAYEAALKYSKERVQFGKPISEFQGISFKLADMATEIEASELLLHKAAFEKNAGRKMTKMSAMCKMYASEACVRIANEAVQIHGGYGYTKDFPVEKFYRDSKLCTIGEGTTEIQKVVIARNLLK
- the rpsU gene encoding 30S ribosomal protein S21 → MLIIPIKEGENIDRALKRYKRKFDRTGTMRQLRSRQQFTKPSVEKRAQVQKAAYVQNLRDQESV
- a CDS encoding potassium channel family protein; translated protein: MFKLFRSKFYIAIALLVFIFSFGILGYRFLSDYSWVEAAYMTVIAVTTVGFSEVRPTDDADKIFTIILIISSVFIVAYAISVVTEYVLSRSTLFNIKYRKMKKQVDKLNNHIIICGYGRNGMQAAKKLKAYEKDFVVIEQDEDLVNKHSDEALFVIGNANEDETLEEAGISRASCLISALPNDADNLFVVLSSRQLNKEITIISRASQETSQRKLKLAGANKTIMPDKIGGDHMASLVVLPDLIEFMDQLSIDDETTINLEEVAVDNLPNGFLYKTLVDLDLRRQTGCTVIGYKQPNGKYIINPDANVELLPNSKLMVLGQPSQIKKLHTIFQIPENTFNG
- a CDS encoding DUF2851 family protein codes for the protein MKEDFLHYIWKFKKFEHSRLKIHTGEVLEIISLGTHNHHSGPDFLNAQLKIGNQHWAGNVEMHLKSSMWFAHHHEKDSAYNNVILHVVWEHDVEVFNQSNVQIPTLVLKDLVNNRTLLSYRNLVASHKKFINCETHISEVDPFLRERWLERLYFERLKKKSDFIDKELLISKNDWEAVLFKLLLKNFGSKINGEAFETIAAHLPFTVFRKNTHSLQNLEALLFGISNLLPTDVIDVYPQTLQEEYKYLKVKFSLAETAITPEFFKLRPYNFPTLRLAQIAALYHKEQNLFQKIMETKKVEKFYRIFNVVASPYWDDHFTFRKETPLVRKKKLSKELVDLLLINTIIPLKFCFAKHAGKDINEEIIEILRTLKSEKNNLVDKFKNLQLPVRSSLESQAVLELYHNYCSKNKCLHCEIGVQLIG
- a CDS encoding amino acid carrier protein — protein: MRKQFLSIFIMLSSVAIFAQELTVKETVINPSDGINDGQVELEVSGGQPPYEYKWSNQSTSLDSNVASGLTEGIDYTVTVSDASGATVNKTFNIEAKSITEIFNGTMTPAVAGIETVLFWDPFAAIGLYDPIMYADKKMVSIPGWTTETENKFTLKEWLAANGAEVKKGDPIAVISKKNGADETVKANASGKLEHLLNEGEVIYNANNTEHKIETNADVFADIIYDEPVPLTHPNGDFQRITIPFIVVWLIFGAAFFTIRMGFINVRGFKHSLDLAKGKYDDPNAPGSITHFQALATAVSATVGLGNIAGVAVAVSLGGAGATLWMIVAGLLGMSSKFVECTLGVKYRDILPDGRVFGGPMNYLRYGLEKKNKSGLGKVLAVLFAILAVGASFGGGNMFQANQSFEILSGQFDFLVGNGFWFGVIVAILVGVVIIGGINSIAKVTGKIVPFMAAVYVIGALIVIFVNIKNIGPAFEAIIDGAFSPSALKGGILGVLVVGFQRAAFSNEAGVGSAAIAHSVAKTNHPPSEGFVALLEPFIDTVVVCTLTALVLIFTGMHEVSGVAGAELTSTAFGSVISWFPYVLAAAVFLFAFSTMISWSYYGMRAWTYLFGKSTKTEFVYKILFLFFVVVGASVSLGAVLTFSDMMILAMSFPNIIGLYIMSGEVRNDLREYWRKLHNNELFKKQKVEKKTA
- a CDS encoding ComEA family DNA-binding protein, encoding MKLISHFRFSKSQRSGILFLATLIIGVGFLAIGFSSFINPKKNVAKPITSEEDKLPPFKIYPFNPNYISDFKGYSIGLSPEAIDRLTEYRNTGRFINSSKEFQKVTKISDSLLREIAPHFKFPTFEVVSKKVPTEKAIVKIDINKATPADFKSVYGVGDKLSERIVKYRELLGGYYYLDQLEEVYGLSSETIANIKNGFAIKTLPVYHKINVNTASVKEISEVPYLNWSIAKKIVTYRTKQRNVNSISELTKIEDFPANKLNRIELYLTTD
- a CDS encoding PspC domain-containing protein; translated protein: MSFFQDIRYYFEKHGYAVSSRMADRLGMKTKNVRLFFIYASFFTLGIWFFVYLTLAFWLKLKDLVYTKRTSVFDL
- a CDS encoding rhodanese-like domain-containing protein; amino-acid sequence: MADLTQEEWAAQLKEDGNAVVLDVRTDEEVEEGYIPKAIQIDIYKGQGFLDEVEKLDKSKNYYVYCRSGKRSAQACMLMNQLGFENTHNLLGGFMEWEGEVVED
- the hpf gene encoding ribosome hibernation-promoting factor, HPF/YfiA family; this translates as MEVNTQSVNFNVDQKLLNFIQKRMDKLDHYYDKVVYSDIYLKVQNTSVKENKIAEVKVHVPGDEYIVKKKCKTFEEAVDCAASSLERSLKKRKEKLRAYS
- the tuf gene encoding elongation factor Tu, with translation MAKETFDRSKPHLNIGTIGHVDHGKTTLTAAITKVLADAGFSDARSFDSIDNAPEEKERGITINTSHVEYQTANRHYAHVDCPGHADYVKNMVTGAAQMDGAILVVAATDGPMPQTREHILLGRQVGIPRIVVFLNKVDMVDDEELLELVDMEVRELLSFYEYDGDNAPVIPGSALGALNGEQKWVDSVMKLMEAVDEWIELPERDIDKDFLMPIEDVFTITGRGTVATGRIESGVAKTGESVDIIGMGAEKLTSTITGVEMFRKILDRGEAGDNVGILLRGIEKTDIKRGMVICKPGSVKPHAKFKAEVYVLKKEEGGRHTPFHNNYRPQFYVRTTDVTGTISLPDGVEMVMPGDNLTITVDLLQPIALNKGLRFAIREGGRTVGAGQVTEILD